In Coturnix japonica isolate 7356 chromosome 7, Coturnix japonica 2.1, whole genome shotgun sequence, one DNA window encodes the following:
- the NAB1 gene encoding NGFI-A-binding protein 1 isoform X4, whose protein sequence is MASALPRTLGELQLYRILQKANLLFYFDAFIQQGGDDVQQLCEAGEEEFLEIMALVGMASKPLHVRRLQKALRDWVTNPGLFNQPLTSLPVSSIPIYKLPEGSPAWLGISCNSYERNSATREPHLKIPKCAATTCVQSVGASKSDVVGSLSLQSSSEPRLWQGHHTTESEHSLSPADLGSPASPKENSETLDAAAALSVAECVERMVPSLPKSDLNEVKELLKTNKKLAKMIGHIFEMSDEDPHKEEEIRKYSAIYGRFDSKRKDGKHLTLHELTVNEAAAQLCVKDNALLTRRDELFALARQISREVTYKYTYRTTKSKCGERDELSPKRIKIESEKVMAKQMEFLCNQAGLERRLSTGCYRQNSEEHSPNGMSLDNVDGQGERPLNLRMSNLPSRQLQHIALDGEQHVGKPLCSELIRLYPGGEAKSQSSEGLGILKDFPHSAFNNIERKVIKTEPEDTR, encoded by the exons ATGGCGTCAGCGCTACCCAGAACCCTCGGGGAATTGCAGCTGTATCGAATACTGCAAAAGGCAAATCTCTTGTTTTACTTCGATGCCTTCATTCAGCAGGGTGGAGATGACgtccagcagctctgtgaagcAGGTGAAGAGGAGTTTTTGGAGATAATGGCCCTGGTAGGCATGGCGAGCAAGCCGCTTCACGTGCGACGGCTGCAGAAGGCCCTGAGGGACTGGGTCACAAACCCTGGGCTTTTTAACCAGCCTCTCACTTCCTTACCAGTCAGCAGCATTCCTATCTATAAACTGCCAGAAGGGTCTCCTGCGTGGCTGGGGATATCCTGCAATAGTTACGAGCGGAACAGCGCTACCAGAGAGCCTCACTTGAAGATTCCAAAATGCGCCGCCACAACTTGCGTGCAGAGCGTGGGTGCCAGCAAATCTGATGTGGTGGGGAGCTTATCGCTACAGAGCAGCAGCGAGCCGAGGCTCTGGCAAGGACATCACACCACAGAGAGCGAGCATAGCCTTTCCCCGGCTGACCTCGGCTCTCCCGCTTCACCAAAGGAGAACAGCGAGACGCTGGATGCCGCTGCTGCTCTGTCAGTCGCTGAATGCGTTGAACGTATGGTGCCCTCCTTGCCCAAAAGTGACTTGAATGAAGTCAAGGAGTTACTGAAAACTAATAAGAAACTGGCAAAGATGATTGGTCACATCTTTGAGATGAGCGATGAGGACCCTCACAAAGAGGAGGAAATCAGGAAGTACAGTGCAATATATGGCAGATTTGACTCAAAAAGAAAGGATGGCAAGCATCTTACTCTCCACGAG CTGACAGTTAATGAAGCAGCCGCTCAGCTGTGTGTGAAAGATAACGCGCTGCTGACCAGGAGAGATGAACTCTTCGCACTGGCTCGGCAAATCTCTCGAGAAGTGACGTACAAGTACACGTACAGGACCACCAA ATCTAAATGTGGAGAAAGGGATGAACTGTCACCAAAGAGGATCAAGATAGAG TCTGAAAAGGTGATGGCAAAACAGATGGAGTTTCTTTGCAACCAGGCTGGATTAGAGAGACGTCTTTCCACAGGGTGTTACAGGCAAAACTCAGAAGAGCACAGCCCCAATGGCATGTCATTAGATAATGTTGATGGACAAG GTGAAAGACCGCTGAATCTTCGGATGTCAAATCTCCCCAGTCGACAGCTGCAGCACATTGCACTCGATGGAGAGCAGCACGTTGGAAAACCTCTGTGCAGTGAATTGATCCGGCTTTACCCTGGTGGTGAGGCAAAGTCCCAGTCCTCGG AAGGCCTTGGTATCTTAAAGGATTTTCCTCACTCGGCTTTTAACAACATAGAACGGAAAGTCATAAAAACAGAACCTGAGGACACAAGATAG
- the NAB1 gene encoding NGFI-A-binding protein 1 isoform X3, translating into MASALPRTLGELQLYRILQKANLLFYFDAFIQQGGDDVQQLCEAGEEEFLEIMALVGMASKPLHVRRLQKALRDWVTNPGLFNQPLTSLPVSSIPIYKLPEGSPAWLGISCNSYERNSATREPHLKIPKCAATTCVQSVGASKSDVVGSLSLQSSSEPRLWQGHHTTESEHSLSPADLGSPASPKENSETLDAAAALSVAECVERMVPSLPKSDLNEVKELLKTNKKLAKMIGHIFEMSDEDPHKEEEIRKYSAIYGRFDSKRKDGKHLTLHELTVNEAAAQLCVKDNALLTRRDELFALARQISREVTYKYTYRTTKSKCGERDELSPKRIKIEDGYPDFQDAVQSLYQPDKMPLALAKGKSEDLAALNSQSEKVMAKQMEFLCNQAGLERRLSTGCYRQNSEEHSPNGMSLDNVDGQGERPLNLRMSNLPSRQLQHIALDGEQHVGKPLCSELIRLYPGEGLGILKDFPHSAFNNIERKVIKTEPEDTR; encoded by the exons ATGGCGTCAGCGCTACCCAGAACCCTCGGGGAATTGCAGCTGTATCGAATACTGCAAAAGGCAAATCTCTTGTTTTACTTCGATGCCTTCATTCAGCAGGGTGGAGATGACgtccagcagctctgtgaagcAGGTGAAGAGGAGTTTTTGGAGATAATGGCCCTGGTAGGCATGGCGAGCAAGCCGCTTCACGTGCGACGGCTGCAGAAGGCCCTGAGGGACTGGGTCACAAACCCTGGGCTTTTTAACCAGCCTCTCACTTCCTTACCAGTCAGCAGCATTCCTATCTATAAACTGCCAGAAGGGTCTCCTGCGTGGCTGGGGATATCCTGCAATAGTTACGAGCGGAACAGCGCTACCAGAGAGCCTCACTTGAAGATTCCAAAATGCGCCGCCACAACTTGCGTGCAGAGCGTGGGTGCCAGCAAATCTGATGTGGTGGGGAGCTTATCGCTACAGAGCAGCAGCGAGCCGAGGCTCTGGCAAGGACATCACACCACAGAGAGCGAGCATAGCCTTTCCCCGGCTGACCTCGGCTCTCCCGCTTCACCAAAGGAGAACAGCGAGACGCTGGATGCCGCTGCTGCTCTGTCAGTCGCTGAATGCGTTGAACGTATGGTGCCCTCCTTGCCCAAAAGTGACTTGAATGAAGTCAAGGAGTTACTGAAAACTAATAAGAAACTGGCAAAGATGATTGGTCACATCTTTGAGATGAGCGATGAGGACCCTCACAAAGAGGAGGAAATCAGGAAGTACAGTGCAATATATGGCAGATTTGACTCAAAAAGAAAGGATGGCAAGCATCTTACTCTCCACGAG CTGACAGTTAATGAAGCAGCCGCTCAGCTGTGTGTGAAAGATAACGCGCTGCTGACCAGGAGAGATGAACTCTTCGCACTGGCTCGGCAAATCTCTCGAGAAGTGACGTACAAGTACACGTACAGGACCACCAA ATCTAAATGTGGAGAAAGGGATGAACTGTCACCAAAGAGGATCAAGATAGAG GATGGTTATCCTGACTTCCAGGACGCAGTCCAATCGCTCTATCAGCCAGACAAAATGCCGCTTGCTTTGGCTAAGGGAAAGAGTGAGGATTTGGCAGCTCTTAATTCCCAG TCTGAAAAGGTGATGGCAAAACAGATGGAGTTTCTTTGCAACCAGGCTGGATTAGAGAGACGTCTTTCCACAGGGTGTTACAGGCAAAACTCAGAAGAGCACAGCCCCAATGGCATGTCATTAGATAATGTTGATGGACAAG GTGAAAGACCGCTGAATCTTCGGATGTCAAATCTCCCCAGTCGACAGCTGCAGCACATTGCACTCGATGGAGAGCAGCACGTTGGAAAACCTCTGTGCAGTGAATTGATCCGGCTTTACCCTGGTG AAGGCCTTGGTATCTTAAAGGATTTTCCTCACTCGGCTTTTAACAACATAGAACGGAAAGTCATAAAAACAGAACCTGAGGACACAAGATAG
- the NAB1 gene encoding NGFI-A-binding protein 1 isoform X1 → MASALPRTLGELQLYRILQKANLLFYFDAFIQQGGDDVQQLCEAGEEEFLEIMALVGMASKPLHVRRLQKALRDWVTNPGLFNQPLTSLPVSSIPIYKLPEGSPAWLGISCNSYERNSATREPHLKIPKCAATTCVQSVGASKSDVVGSLSLQSSSEPRLWQGHHTTESEHSLSPADLGSPASPKENSETLDAAAALSVAECVERMVPSLPKSDLNEVKELLKTNKKLAKMIGHIFEMSDEDPHKEEEIRKYSAIYGRFDSKRKDGKHLTLHELTVNEAAAQLCVKDNALLTRRDELFALARQISREVTYKYTYRTTKSKCGERDELSPKRIKIEDGYPDFQDAVQSLYQPDKMPLALAKGKSEDLAALNSQSEKVMAKQMEFLCNQAGLERRLSTGCYRQNSEEHSPNGMSLDNVDGQGERPLNLRMSNLPSRQLQHIALDGEQHVGKPLCSELIRLYPGGEAKSQSSEGLGILKDFPHSAFNNIERKVIKTEPEDTR, encoded by the exons ATGGCGTCAGCGCTACCCAGAACCCTCGGGGAATTGCAGCTGTATCGAATACTGCAAAAGGCAAATCTCTTGTTTTACTTCGATGCCTTCATTCAGCAGGGTGGAGATGACgtccagcagctctgtgaagcAGGTGAAGAGGAGTTTTTGGAGATAATGGCCCTGGTAGGCATGGCGAGCAAGCCGCTTCACGTGCGACGGCTGCAGAAGGCCCTGAGGGACTGGGTCACAAACCCTGGGCTTTTTAACCAGCCTCTCACTTCCTTACCAGTCAGCAGCATTCCTATCTATAAACTGCCAGAAGGGTCTCCTGCGTGGCTGGGGATATCCTGCAATAGTTACGAGCGGAACAGCGCTACCAGAGAGCCTCACTTGAAGATTCCAAAATGCGCCGCCACAACTTGCGTGCAGAGCGTGGGTGCCAGCAAATCTGATGTGGTGGGGAGCTTATCGCTACAGAGCAGCAGCGAGCCGAGGCTCTGGCAAGGACATCACACCACAGAGAGCGAGCATAGCCTTTCCCCGGCTGACCTCGGCTCTCCCGCTTCACCAAAGGAGAACAGCGAGACGCTGGATGCCGCTGCTGCTCTGTCAGTCGCTGAATGCGTTGAACGTATGGTGCCCTCCTTGCCCAAAAGTGACTTGAATGAAGTCAAGGAGTTACTGAAAACTAATAAGAAACTGGCAAAGATGATTGGTCACATCTTTGAGATGAGCGATGAGGACCCTCACAAAGAGGAGGAAATCAGGAAGTACAGTGCAATATATGGCAGATTTGACTCAAAAAGAAAGGATGGCAAGCATCTTACTCTCCACGAG CTGACAGTTAATGAAGCAGCCGCTCAGCTGTGTGTGAAAGATAACGCGCTGCTGACCAGGAGAGATGAACTCTTCGCACTGGCTCGGCAAATCTCTCGAGAAGTGACGTACAAGTACACGTACAGGACCACCAA ATCTAAATGTGGAGAAAGGGATGAACTGTCACCAAAGAGGATCAAGATAGAG GATGGTTATCCTGACTTCCAGGACGCAGTCCAATCGCTCTATCAGCCAGACAAAATGCCGCTTGCTTTGGCTAAGGGAAAGAGTGAGGATTTGGCAGCTCTTAATTCCCAG TCTGAAAAGGTGATGGCAAAACAGATGGAGTTTCTTTGCAACCAGGCTGGATTAGAGAGACGTCTTTCCACAGGGTGTTACAGGCAAAACTCAGAAGAGCACAGCCCCAATGGCATGTCATTAGATAATGTTGATGGACAAG GTGAAAGACCGCTGAATCTTCGGATGTCAAATCTCCCCAGTCGACAGCTGCAGCACATTGCACTCGATGGAGAGCAGCACGTTGGAAAACCTCTGTGCAGTGAATTGATCCGGCTTTACCCTGGTGGTGAGGCAAAGTCCCAGTCCTCGG AAGGCCTTGGTATCTTAAAGGATTTTCCTCACTCGGCTTTTAACAACATAGAACGGAAAGTCATAAAAACAGAACCTGAGGACACAAGATAG
- the NAB1 gene encoding NGFI-A-binding protein 1 isoform X2 → MASALPRTLGELQLYRILQKANLLFYFDAFIQQGGDDVQQLCEAGEEEFLEIMALVGMASKPLHVRRLQKALRDWVTNPGLFNQPLTSLPVSSIPIYKLPEGSPAWLGISCNSYERNSATREPHLKIPKCAATTCVQSVGASKSDVVGSLSLQSSSEPRLWQGHHTTESEHSLSPADLGSPASPKENSETLDAAAALSVAECVERMVPSLPKSDLNEVKELLKTNKKLAKMIGHIFEMSDEDPHKEEEIRKYSAIYGRFDSKRKDGKHLTLHELTVNEAAAQLCVKDNALLTRRDELFALARQISREVTYKYTYRTTKSKCGERDELSPKRIKIEDGYPDFQDAVQSLYQPDKMPLALAKGKSEDLAALNSQSEKVMAKQMEFLCNQAGLERRLSTGCYRQNSEEHSPNGMSLDNVDGQGERPLNLRMSNLPSRQLQHIALDGEQHVGKPLCSELIRLYPGGEAKSQSSGLGILKDFPHSAFNNIERKVIKTEPEDTR, encoded by the exons ATGGCGTCAGCGCTACCCAGAACCCTCGGGGAATTGCAGCTGTATCGAATACTGCAAAAGGCAAATCTCTTGTTTTACTTCGATGCCTTCATTCAGCAGGGTGGAGATGACgtccagcagctctgtgaagcAGGTGAAGAGGAGTTTTTGGAGATAATGGCCCTGGTAGGCATGGCGAGCAAGCCGCTTCACGTGCGACGGCTGCAGAAGGCCCTGAGGGACTGGGTCACAAACCCTGGGCTTTTTAACCAGCCTCTCACTTCCTTACCAGTCAGCAGCATTCCTATCTATAAACTGCCAGAAGGGTCTCCTGCGTGGCTGGGGATATCCTGCAATAGTTACGAGCGGAACAGCGCTACCAGAGAGCCTCACTTGAAGATTCCAAAATGCGCCGCCACAACTTGCGTGCAGAGCGTGGGTGCCAGCAAATCTGATGTGGTGGGGAGCTTATCGCTACAGAGCAGCAGCGAGCCGAGGCTCTGGCAAGGACATCACACCACAGAGAGCGAGCATAGCCTTTCCCCGGCTGACCTCGGCTCTCCCGCTTCACCAAAGGAGAACAGCGAGACGCTGGATGCCGCTGCTGCTCTGTCAGTCGCTGAATGCGTTGAACGTATGGTGCCCTCCTTGCCCAAAAGTGACTTGAATGAAGTCAAGGAGTTACTGAAAACTAATAAGAAACTGGCAAAGATGATTGGTCACATCTTTGAGATGAGCGATGAGGACCCTCACAAAGAGGAGGAAATCAGGAAGTACAGTGCAATATATGGCAGATTTGACTCAAAAAGAAAGGATGGCAAGCATCTTACTCTCCACGAG CTGACAGTTAATGAAGCAGCCGCTCAGCTGTGTGTGAAAGATAACGCGCTGCTGACCAGGAGAGATGAACTCTTCGCACTGGCTCGGCAAATCTCTCGAGAAGTGACGTACAAGTACACGTACAGGACCACCAA ATCTAAATGTGGAGAAAGGGATGAACTGTCACCAAAGAGGATCAAGATAGAG GATGGTTATCCTGACTTCCAGGACGCAGTCCAATCGCTCTATCAGCCAGACAAAATGCCGCTTGCTTTGGCTAAGGGAAAGAGTGAGGATTTGGCAGCTCTTAATTCCCAG TCTGAAAAGGTGATGGCAAAACAGATGGAGTTTCTTTGCAACCAGGCTGGATTAGAGAGACGTCTTTCCACAGGGTGTTACAGGCAAAACTCAGAAGAGCACAGCCCCAATGGCATGTCATTAGATAATGTTGATGGACAAG GTGAAAGACCGCTGAATCTTCGGATGTCAAATCTCCCCAGTCGACAGCTGCAGCACATTGCACTCGATGGAGAGCAGCACGTTGGAAAACCTCTGTGCAGTGAATTGATCCGGCTTTACCCTGGTGGTGAGGCAAAGTCCCAGTCCTCGG GCCTTGGTATCTTAAAGGATTTTCCTCACTCGGCTTTTAACAACATAGAACGGAAAGTCATAAAAACAGAACCTGAGGACACAAGATAG